A single region of the Thermoleophilum album genome encodes:
- a CDS encoding pyridoxal phosphate-dependent aminotransferase, producing MSFLRRYHQYDDVPLEELVAQAERDRERRRRDLARVDVLDLARTERVDLPDSEVVNAAIAALRGPINLVPDRHASDLRSALAEDLRVDASRIVVGAGVSELVERTVAALARSATVAIPWPSHPLLPVAVERAGKKPLPIKREREEIVAAAKAGHDLLICNPDDPTGHYFSADELRAISESLAPERLLVIDEALVDFQSAEPRDAVLRLTDTRPVVCLRSFSKAFGLAGMRVGYAVLPPTYADRASALAPLLGVSVAAVAAARHALARRVLVEAYVEQVRRERERLSAELRRRRFEVAPSETNFLWVAPPDGDGTSFARRLDRLGIRVTPGVALGDGRRVRIAVRDRATSERLLQALDRID from the coding sequence GTGAGTTTCCTGCGTCGATACCACCAGTACGACGACGTCCCGCTCGAGGAGCTCGTCGCCCAGGCGGAGCGCGACCGCGAGCGTCGGCGACGTGACCTTGCTCGTGTCGACGTCCTCGATCTGGCGCGCACCGAGCGTGTCGACCTTCCGGATTCCGAGGTCGTGAACGCCGCGATCGCGGCGCTGCGCGGCCCGATCAACCTTGTGCCCGACCGCCACGCCAGCGATCTGCGTTCCGCTCTTGCCGAGGACCTGCGCGTCGACGCGTCGCGGATCGTCGTCGGCGCCGGCGTGAGCGAGCTCGTCGAGCGAACCGTCGCGGCTCTGGCACGCTCTGCGACCGTCGCGATCCCCTGGCCTTCGCATCCGCTGCTGCCAGTGGCGGTCGAGCGCGCGGGCAAGAAACCGCTGCCGATCAAGCGCGAGCGCGAGGAGATCGTGGCGGCCGCGAAGGCGGGGCACGATCTCCTCATCTGCAACCCCGACGACCCTACCGGACACTACTTCTCCGCCGACGAGCTACGTGCAATCAGCGAAAGTCTCGCGCCCGAGCGCCTGCTCGTCATCGACGAGGCGCTTGTCGACTTTCAGAGCGCCGAGCCGCGCGACGCGGTCCTGCGTCTCACCGACACCCGTCCCGTCGTGTGCCTGCGGAGCTTCTCGAAGGCGTTCGGTCTTGCCGGCATGCGCGTCGGCTACGCCGTGCTTCCGCCCACCTATGCCGATCGAGCGTCTGCGCTCGCGCCCCTGCTCGGTGTGTCCGTCGCCGCGGTAGCGGCGGCGCGGCACGCGCTCGCCCGCCGCGTGCTCGTTGAGGCGTACGTCGAGCAAGTGCGGCGCGAGCGCGAGCGCCTCAGCGCCGAGCTGCGGCGACGCCGGTTCGAGGTCGCGCCGAGCGAAACGAACTTCCTCTGGGTGGCGCCGCCCGACGGCGACGGCACCTCGTTCGCCAGGCGACTCGACCGGCTCGGCATCCGTGTCACCCCGGGTGTCGCCCTCGGCGATGGTCGCAGGGTGCGGATAGCGGTACGCGACCGCGCCACAAGCGAGCGCCTGCTGCAGGCTCTCGATCGGATCGACTAG
- a CDS encoding patatin-like phospholipase family protein codes for MGKVIAVAGGHASGRARPRARAGEQRRGRGESAARTAKRASAGTSGRARRTRTALVLGGGGFTGGAFEIGALQALDLLLGPGSANRFDVYVGTSAGAFLAALVANGISADDLRDALEGRPTAITVDRPAHDTLLRLNFGGLLISAYKVPLAVAGTALRFARHPRATSLVDAIFGVAEALPSGVYDGSGIEAYVRRVLTRERQRTNDFRELGTELYLPATDIDTCERIVFGEPEFDDVPISEAVAASAALPMVYVPRRIKGRTLVDGGIVSTTNIDVAVEHGADLVVVINPLVPFRRPDAETGRSLGQRGFLPIGYQAFRMLAYERLHRAVHSWQERFPGVDIVLVEPAPDDRLLFETHILDFARARAVARRALLTVGEQLLAAHRELAPLWQRHGLEPEPTRLREALDLSASRDRRSALGRIAAIPARAGRALAGRGH; via the coding sequence ATGGGCAAAGTGATCGCGGTGGCAGGAGGCCACGCCTCGGGCAGGGCGCGCCCGAGAGCGCGTGCGGGGGAACAGCGTCGGGGACGTGGAGAGTCAGCCGCACGGACAGCCAAGCGAGCGTCGGCCGGTACGAGCGGCCGGGCACGGCGCACGCGCACCGCGCTGGTTCTCGGCGGCGGCGGGTTCACCGGTGGTGCGTTCGAGATCGGTGCCCTGCAGGCGCTCGACCTGCTGCTCGGGCCCGGCAGCGCAAACCGTTTCGACGTCTACGTGGGGACGAGCGCCGGAGCGTTCCTGGCGGCGCTCGTCGCCAACGGCATCTCGGCCGACGATCTTCGCGACGCCCTCGAAGGACGGCCGACCGCGATCACCGTTGACCGTCCCGCCCACGACACCCTGCTGCGGCTCAACTTCGGCGGGCTTCTGATTTCTGCGTACAAGGTTCCGTTGGCGGTCGCCGGCACCGCTCTGCGCTTCGCGCGCCATCCCCGCGCGACATCTCTCGTTGACGCGATATTCGGTGTCGCCGAGGCACTGCCGAGCGGTGTTTACGACGGTTCCGGGATTGAAGCCTACGTGCGGCGCGTACTCACCCGCGAGCGCCAGCGTACGAACGATTTCCGTGAGCTTGGGACGGAGCTGTACCTGCCAGCGACCGACATCGACACCTGCGAACGCATCGTCTTCGGCGAGCCTGAGTTCGACGACGTTCCGATCTCGGAAGCCGTAGCCGCCTCGGCTGCGCTACCGATGGTTTACGTGCCCCGACGCATCAAGGGGCGCACGCTCGTCGACGGCGGCATCGTCTCGACGACCAACATCGACGTCGCTGTCGAGCACGGCGCCGACCTCGTCGTCGTTATCAACCCGCTCGTTCCGTTCCGGCGCCCCGACGCAGAGACCGGGCGCTCGCTCGGCCAGCGTGGCTTTCTGCCGATCGGCTACCAGGCGTTTCGCATGCTCGCCTACGAACGACTGCACCGTGCGGTACACAGCTGGCAGGAGCGGTTCCCGGGCGTCGACATCGTGCTCGTCGAACCGGCGCCCGACGACCGACTGCTGTTCGAAACCCACATCCTCGACTTCGCCCGAGCCCGCGCGGTCGCGCGCCGTGCGCTGCTCACGGTGGGAGAGCAACTGCTCGCCGCCCACCGCGAGCTCGCTCCGCTGTGGCAGCGGCACGGGTTGGAGCCGGAGCCGACACGCTTGCGCGAGGCGCTCGACCTGAGCGCCTCGCGTGACCGCCGCTCGGCGCTCGGGCGCATCGCCGCGATCCCGGCGCGAGCTGGGCGCGCCCTCGCCGGCCGCGGTCACTAG
- the dacB gene encoding D-alanyl-D-alanine carboxypeptidase/D-alanyl-D-alanine endopeptidase, protein MESLRLQGLTAAARVARLVGLIVICASATAVPALAGGGATAPQASAGGAPDTPSNGTRGAGTGPVATSEAPKAPARSRLRRRILEVARNLGRTAGVLVVDDAGDTIATLRPRLALVPASNVKLFTTAALLERYGADFRLRTRALTATAPDDQGVVAGDLYLVGDGDPSLSTQRRARLWYPRAATVEALAAAVRAAGVRRIEGDIVGDETLFDSRRGGPGSRWRTSPWVGPISALIVDRGLAGDGRSYVVSPARAAAAALRAALRRAGVRVIGRSTSGRAPRTAGEIASISSMTIAELVRIVNRDSDNLFAEVLLKRLATSVRRPGTTATGVATVRALLRSLGVRPRIVDGSGLSRANRADAAMIVRLLRTAGARRWGAAWLRSLPLAGREGTLAWRLRSGPARGRCRAKTGTLSGVAALSGYCRARSGARYWFSLLANGVAVPRARALQDAIVQAIAGS, encoded by the coding sequence GTGGAAAGCCTGCGACTACAGGGGTTGACGGCCGCGGCGCGTGTTGCGCGGCTCGTGGGCCTGATCGTGATCTGCGCCTCCGCGACCGCGGTGCCGGCGCTCGCGGGTGGTGGCGCCACCGCGCCGCAGGCAAGCGCAGGTGGCGCGCCAGACACACCGAGCAACGGCACGCGCGGCGCTGGCACCGGGCCAGTAGCGACAAGCGAAGCTCCCAAGGCGCCCGCGAGATCCCGGCTGCGCCGCAGGATCCTCGAGGTCGCCCGCAACCTCGGTCGCACGGCTGGCGTGCTCGTGGTCGACGACGCCGGCGACACCATTGCCACCCTGCGACCGCGCCTGGCGCTGGTCCCCGCCTCGAACGTCAAACTCTTCACCACCGCCGCCCTGCTCGAACGCTACGGGGCGGATTTTCGGTTGCGCACGCGCGCGCTGACGGCGACAGCACCGGACGATCAGGGGGTGGTCGCAGGCGACCTTTACCTGGTGGGCGACGGCGACCCGTCGCTGTCGACACAGCGCCGTGCCCGCCTGTGGTACCCACGAGCGGCGACGGTCGAGGCGTTGGCGGCGGCGGTGCGCGCGGCGGGAGTGCGACGCATCGAGGGCGACATCGTCGGCGACGAGACCCTGTTCGACAGCCGGCGCGGCGGCCCCGGCTCGCGCTGGCGCACGAGTCCCTGGGTGGGACCGATCTCGGCGCTGATCGTCGACCGCGGTCTCGCCGGCGACGGGCGCTCGTACGTCGTCTCGCCCGCGCGTGCCGCAGCAGCGGCCCTGCGGGCCGCGCTCCGCCGGGCAGGCGTGCGCGTCATAGGCCGCTCTACTTCCGGTCGCGCGCCGCGCACAGCGGGCGAGATCGCTTCGATCTCGTCGATGACCATCGCCGAGCTCGTGCGCATCGTCAACCGCGACTCCGACAACCTCTTCGCCGAAGTCCTGCTCAAGCGCCTGGCCACCTCGGTGCGGCGACCGGGAACGACAGCGACCGGTGTCGCGACAGTCCGCGCCCTGCTGCGGTCGCTCGGCGTCCGCCCCCGCATCGTCGACGGGTCAGGTCTCTCGCGTGCCAACCGGGCCGACGCAGCCATGATCGTGCGCCTGTTGCGGACGGCTGGCGCGCGGAGGTGGGGCGCCGCCTGGCTGCGTTCACTTCCACTTGCCGGCCGCGAGGGAACACTCGCGTGGCGCTTGCGCTCGGGGCCAGCGCGGGGTCGCTGCCGAGCCAAAACGGGAACGCTCAGCGGCGTCGCAGCGCTGAGCGGCTACTGTCGTGCCCGTAGCGGCGCCCGCTACTGGTTCTCGCTGCTCGCCAACGGTGTAGCGGTGCCGCGCGCGCGAGCGCTGCAGGACGCGATCGTCCAGGCGATCGCTGGCAGCTAG